CTCAATCGTGCACGGGGTCGTCGGGTCGTCACTGAAAAGGTCGCGGTTTAAATCACATGGGCGGGGCTGAAGGTCCTAGATATCAACCAACAGTCGCCATCTGGAAACCGCACCATGAACCCACCACTTATCAAGGAGGggttaaaagaagagaagaaagagagcgaagggcttaaaaagaaagtaaaatccTGCATATCTTTCTGttcactctttctcctttttggaacttgtgtgtgtgtgtgtgtgtgtgtgtacattcTTGTGAAAAATTCGAGTTCACGCATGATATATATTACCTTACTATGTGCATCAACGGATTTATCCTTTTATCCAAGCTTACATTCCAACCTTTGATCTCAAAGCGAGTTATATGGTCCTTCATCATTTTTTCCCATCGCACAATACCAATCTCTTCGCTTCATTACTTTCGAAATACTCAACCTCCCGCTTAAAATTTACCTCcttcttttaacattttatagaTGATAACGTTTTTATGAAACGCTTGAAACTCGTCAAACGATTTATCTTAGATGCAAAACTTAAGAAATTTCTAAGGAACGTCGTTTGAAATTTGTGGgtgcaagaaaagaaacggtCTTTTTTTATGGTATTCAATATTTagtcttttatatttatatttttattatatatatttaatcttgttagtaattaataagtatatcaataataaaaaggaatgttTCGAatctatcgttattataaagaTAAGTTAGCGTTCTAAAATTATGAGTAATTAAGCGGATCCTAGAATTTCCATTTCGGATTCGATATCAATCTGTGAAATTCTTATTGTCTTCTACTATTGAGAATATATACCACCAAATCTTAAGTATATATTTGACAAAATGTCgaaaaataaagcaaatattacatatataataaatacacgaATATACGATTATCACCAAaaccatttattttatatataaaaaattcgttttagaatatactataaaaaatCCTTTTTATAATAGACTTTCCAACATTAATCAAGTATCTAATCACACTGAGAAAGTTGCCTTTAACGATATCTTGTAGTACACcatatttaagaatttttcgaaatatcattcgagtattaaaaatttgatctCTATTAAATgatctaaaaataaacatacgATAACGTTAACATGTTATCTATCTTATTTATCTACGCTTAATCGAAGCTTACCGTCAAATCACCAGCCGTGTTATACTCTGTACGCTTGTTGATGCATATCTTCGCAGCGTTGTAAGCGTCATGATGTTGTTGACACGTATGGTTCCGCCAGCGATGTAGTTGGCCCGAGTATTATACGTTGTTCGCGAGAACACGTTCGCCGAACCCTCGAATCAAAATTAATCGGAACAAGGcttaatttttatgtattatgaCGTGAAGTTGACTGATTGAATGATGCTAGGCCAAATATAAtagcataatatatatattcttatagtACATTAATTACACTAATTAGCCGTGTTATATGATCTATTAGTTTTGAACTGTACTTTAGTAGAAGATTTTTACTAGTCTCTTGAGAATTATTTTGCAACTATTTAACAAGACGGTtggaataatatgaaaaaaaaaaggaaaagaaaaaaaagaacgtatacGAGTTTCTGAGTCAAAATAtgcggaaagagaaagagcgatcTCTTACTGGTTGTAGGCATGCTTAAATAATCGCACGTGCGCTACTTCTTCTAGGTGATAGCAATGCtgcgtataaaaaaaaaaaaaaacagtctGCAAACCTACCTCTTGTGTTTATTgtattttctacattttaataaattatgagCTTAAATTAGAAATGTCTAAGACTTGGACAATGTGTTTTTTATCCAACGAATTCTCACAGTCAAATAATCTGCATGATGATATATGACCCTTGAGAGAAAGTTTAAAACCAACAATAACGCTTTTCTGATTTCTTACGATATGCACTTTATATGTAAACGCAATTTTTTCGGTCAACCGAACAATCCAATCGAATATGAAGTATTTTGATAACCTCTCCGcaactttttcattttgatctcTCAATTATCGTCATTTTTACTGTATGCgtaacataaaaagaaaaaatactggCTCGTTTATCCTCAATGACGTTcgtcataatatatatatgtcgataTAGAAAACACGTACAAAATAATACAGACGCATTTGAATCGAACATATGTCTTATCTGTAAGGTAAATGTCGCAAAAATACTTAAATTATGAATCAATCTTTCCATATCTTCAAATATTTGTCCTTGtcaaacttttaatttttaatcgctGCTATACCCTATgaatgtttataaattattaatatttttatataaaagaaattgaaaacaaaGTTCATTAACACTCTTGTGGTTAATATAAAACTAACGACTTCTAGTAAGACGTCGAATctctataaaatttttttattttaatcatactACATATCCATACGGGTGCATCCATATTCTAAAAACTTACTACATAATTTTTACAGATGCTGGAACtatttacagatatatatttaatttactgaaactataatgaaatatttaaataggtTGATTAACACAAATTAATTGGCGCGTTCAACAAGATCTTACCAAATGTCTTATCTTTCAAATTCTagagttttatttatttactttatttactttatttactgTTACTGCactcaataataataatacgggAGGAAAAACAGCAGTCACTCACCGATGTATGTTACATGTAAGTACGTgtgatgtatgtatgcaatATTTGTCTATGGTTTACCTCATGaatatacacgtgtgtgtatatgtgaatGTATGATGAATGTGCAACACTGCGTGTGCAGATGCACTTgcgaaaaaaataactttaatatataaaggTAGTGAAAAATGTAGATACAAATTATAGATCTATATCATTCGTTTCcaacgtaaataaaatttgtataaagatTTTGCGTAAAAGATTAagagattttttaaataaaaataatatacagcTCGTCGTCCAACATTTATTCCttcttgttaatatttattcgagaTTTTTTAAAGCCGATTTTCTCGAGAATGGTCGGGAATTGTGCTTTGCTATTacaagaaattaaaatcgaagTACAGACTTTCACGTGTTCGACGTGACAGACCTCacaaatctaaaaaaaattacaaaaatttgatTTGTTTAACCCCTGCTTGAAAGATCggaaattgttaatattaatgtaaattacattgttaattaaatatcaacaaacaaatgtatattattttcttatatttaaaaaacaaagaaaacttttccatAGACCTAATGAGTTAATAAAACTCGTGAAATACACAAGTACAGTGTTATTTGAAACGAATAGAACACGTTTTAGCTCTATATTCACATCGGTATTCCAATAAGTAATAACGTAGAGGCTCAGGCAAATTCTATCGAATTTTAAATACGTCAATTAGAATGTCATTAATACGAAGCTTCGCATCGAATTCATGGTACGTCGATTGCCCGGGCATAGTCGATCGATAACACGTTCaagttcgaaatatttcattatcttgGGGATCCGTTAGAAAATAGCCAATTAACAAGACAATTACAGGCTCCACGCAAATTCGCCAACTCCTAATTCATTTGCGGTGTTACTGAACCGTTACTCGGAGACTCATTAAAAGTAACCTTCTCTCTGAATAGTCATCTCTTGTGATAAGAGACAACATGAAATGAAGTGAGTGAAATAAGTATCTGTTGTTCTATTAAttgatttcgaaaaaaaaaaagaaaaaacaattaaacgaatattatCTAACGACGATGTGCTTACGAAAGGAATGTGACCGTAAAAGTCGTTGGACCAtccacattttctttttatactccATGTGCTTAGCACGTGGGTCAAAGGTGAAGAATATCACCCATGGCGTATCGAGGCACATTCGATCCATCGGATTTCCCGAGGGTAGCGGCATGGGGGTATAGTAAATCAATCATTCATTTTCCATCGACTAATGCGCCTCAACTTGGAGAACATCTCGTTTGCTTCAAATTGATGTTTCCGTGCGtgattttctatcgattcgGATGCGTGGTGCTCTGCTTAAAGTACAATACTTCATCTATagagaagataataaaaataagagtaaTACTAAACGAAaccgaaaaaaaatgaagagtcGTACTTTCGTTTGAGCGTCGTTTAATTTGTACAGTaggattatattaattacatcaGAAAAACATCAAAAGATAAATCATTTCGAATTCAATTGGGCAATTTGTACATTCTAATagaattgtatttttataagttttttctttttcttttttctatcttctatgTAATTCATCTTTTCGAAAAAtgttatacataaaatacTTAAACGATGCTATTATAAATGCGAATACAATTGATCGATCTTGCTTTTAGATATTCTTTGCTCTCGGCGTACCGATTGACATCCCCGACAAGtccatattattttctttttacttcgaGGCAAATTATGGTCTACCAGGCAATTGGAATTCGAGCTATTATACCGAAGTAGAACACTTTAAAAGACGAAGTCTGGATAGAAGATTAGCCTACGACATTATCACAAAGAAActagaaaagtaatattatccTACTTCTATATCCTATTGTTgtcattataattttgatgcatgaaattaatataaatatacaaacatatatacaaatatatatatacaagcgAATAGAAATCAATATAATCATTCTTCATAATTACTTAATTTCAATAAAGCTATAATTTCCACAGTTACAGATCTTACggttattgaaataattatctttgaaGTAATctacgtatattttat
The sequence above is a segment of the Vespula vulgaris chromosome 12, iyVesVulg1.1, whole genome shotgun sequence genome. Coding sequences within it:
- the LOC127068208 gene encoding uncharacterized protein LOC127068208, which translates into the protein MCLARGSKVKNITHGVSRHIRSIGFPEGSGMGIFFALGVPIDIPDKSILFSFYFEANYGLPGNWNSSYYTEVEHFKRRSLDRRLAYDIITKKLENNGYSGKNCLLKTICEIAKYSLKGNGLLGDIVRILFAPSSSQEENLPDDIIKAEFEENCNRRYEDCEKSLLDIVSSVVYNDVG